The following are encoded in a window of Eschrichtius robustus isolate mEscRob2 chromosome 1, mEscRob2.pri, whole genome shotgun sequence genomic DNA:
- the PITRM1 gene encoding presequence protease, mitochondrial isoform X1, giving the protein MWRSGWRTRGVLRRLSGRSASLGAWRWASTTACERALLRYRVGEKIHGFTVSQVTSVPELTLTAVKLSHDSTGAQHLHLAREDRNNLFSVQFRTAPADSSGAPHVLEHTVLCGSQRYPCRDPFFKMLNRSLSTFMNAFTASDYTLYPFSTQNPKDFQNLLSVYLDAAFFPCLRELDFCQEGWRLEHEDPSDPQTPLVFKGVVFNEMKGAFTDNERIFSQHVQSRLLPDHTYSVVSGGDPLCIPDLTWEQLRQFHATHYHPSNARFFTYGNFLLEQHLKQIHEEALSKFQRIKPRTAVPAQKPWDKPREFQVTCAPDSLAAGSSEQTTISVSFLLPDITDTFEAFMLNLLSSLLISGPNSPFYKALIESGLGTDFSPDVGYNGCTREAYFSVGLQGIAEKDIQTVRDLVDRTLDDIIEKGFEDDRIEALLHKIEIQMKHQSVSFGLALTSYIASCWNHDGDPVELLKLGSQVARFRKCLEENPKFLQEKVKQYFKNNQHKLTLSMKPDDKYSEKQMQLETEKLKQKVNSLSPEDKQQIYEKGLELQAQQSQPQDASCLPALKVSDIEPRIPFTEVEVALAAGDTPVQYCTQPTNGVIYFRAFSSLNTLPEELRPYVPLFCNVLTKLGCGGLDYRELAQQVDLKTGGLAAAPHVLPDDSHLDTYEQGVLFSSFCLDRNLPDMMHLWSEIFNNPCFEEEEHFRVLVKMTAQELSNGVPDAGHLYASIRAGRTLAPAGDLQETFGGMDQVRLMKSIAEMTDIKPILRKLPRIKKHLLNCDNFRCSVNATPQQMSQVENSVDSFLRTLSRSKKERKPAPPHVVEKPVPEGPGRHSLVTRKLVTDPTFKPCPMKTHFLFPFPVNYVAECIRTAPYAAPAHASLKILARLMTAKFLHTEIREKGGAYGGGARLSYGGIFTLYSYRDPHSTETLQSFLKAIDWAKSGRFTQQDINEAKLSVFAAVDAPVAPSDKGLDCFLYGLSDEVKQAHREQLFAVRHEDLVDVSNRYLGAGRSTHGVALLGPDNASIAKDPSWVTR; this is encoded by the exons ATGTGGCGCAGCGGGTGGAGGACCAGGGGCGTGCTGCGGAGGCTGAGCGGCCG GAGCGCCAGCCTCGGAGCATGGAGGTGGGCGAGCACCACGGCCTGTGAGAGGGCGCTGCTGCGGTACCGGGTTGGAGAGAAGATCCACGGCTTCACAGTCAGCCAG GTAACGTCTGTTCCTGAGCTGACGCTGACCGCCGTGAAACTCAGCCATGACAGCACGGGGGCACAGCACTTGCACCTGGCCAGAGAGGACAGAAACAACCTGTTCAG TGTGCAGTTCCGCACCGCCCCCGCGGACAGCAGCGGCGCCCCGCACGTCCTGGAGCACACGGTCCTGTGCGGCTCTCAGAGGTACCCCTGCCGGGACCCCTTCTTCAAGATGCTGAACAGGTCGCTGTCTACGTTCATGAACGCCTTCACGG CTAGTGATTACACCCTGTACCCATTTTCCACACAAAACCCCAAGGACTTCCAGAACCTCCTATCCGTGTATTTGGACGCAGCCTTCTTTCCCTGCTTGCGGGAACTGGATTTCTG TCAGGAAGGATGGCGACTAGAACATGAGGATCCCAGTGACCCCCAGACTCCCTTGGTCTTTAAAGGAGTCGTCTTTAACGAAATGAAGGGAGCGTTT ACAGATAACGAGAGGATATTCTCGCAGCATGTTCAGAGCCGCCTGCTTCCCGACCACACGTACTCAGTGGTCTCCGGAGGGGACCCCTTGTGCATCCCAGACCTCACGTGGGAGCAGCTCAGACAGTTCCACGCCACACACTACCACCCCAGCAACGCCAG GTTCTTCACTTACGGTAATTTTCTGCTAGAACAGCATCTGAAACAAATTCATGAAGAAGCACTGAGTAAATTTCAGAGAATCAAGCCACGTACCGCAGTGCCAGCCCAGAAGCCTTGGGATAAGCCT AGGGAGTTCCAGGTCACGTGTGCCCCGGACTCGCTGGCCGCGGGCTCCTCAGAGCAGACGACCATCAGCGTCAGCTTCCTCCTGCCAGA CATCACTGACACATTTGAAGCCTTCATGCTGAACCTTCTGTCTTCACTCTTGATCAGTGGCCCCAACTCCCCCTTCTACAAAGCCCTCATTGAATCTGGACTCGGCACAGACTTTTCCCCTGACGTTGG GTACAATGGCTGCACGCGGGAGGCCTACTTCAGCGTGGGCCTGCAGGGTATCGCAGAGAAGGACATTCAGACAGTCCGGGACCTCGTGGATAGGACGCTGGATGACATCATCGA GAAAGGATTTGAAGATGATCGAATCGAAGCATTACTTCATAAAATTGAGATACAGATGAAGCACCAGTCTGTCAGCTTTGGACTCGCCCTGACGTCT TACATAGCTTCCTGCTGGAATCACGATGGGGACCCTGTGGAGCTCCTCAAGCTCGGGAGTCAGGTGGCTCGTTTCCGGAAGTGCCTGGAGGAAAATCCAAAGTTTTtgcaagaaaaagtaaaacagtaTTTTAAG AATAATCAGCATAAGTTGACTTTATCAATGAAACCAGACGACAAGTATTCCGAGAAACAAATGCAGCTGGAAACAGAAAAACTGAAGCAAAAGGTCAACTCTCTTTCCCCGGAAGACAAGCAGCAGATCTATGAAAAAG GTTTGGAATTACAGGCTCAGCAAAGTCAACCTCAGGACGCGTCGTGTCTGCCCGCGTTGAAGGTGTCGGACATCGAGCCCCGCATCCCGTTCACGGAGGTGGAGGTGGCTCTGGCAG CTGGGGACACGCCCGTCCAGTACTGCACGCAGCCCACCAATGGCGTGATCTACTTCAGAGCCTTCTCGAGTCTGAACACCCTGCCCGAGGAGCTCCGGCCCTATGTGCCCCTCTTCTGCAACGTCCTCACCAA GCTGGGCTGCGGCGGCCTCGACTACAGGGAGCTGGCCCAGCAGGTGGACCTGAAGACGGGGGGCCTGGCTGCTGCCCCCCACGTGCTCCCCGACGACTCGCACCTCGACACCTACGAGCAG GGTGTGCTCTTTTCATCTTTCTGCCTCGATAGAAACCTACCAGACATGATGCATCTGTGGAGTGAAATCTTTAACAA CCCCTGCTTTGAGGAGGAGGAGCACTTCCGAGTGCTGGTGAAGATGACAGCTCAGGAGCTGTCCAACGGGGTCCCCGACGCAGGCCACCTCTATGCGTCCATCAGGGCGGGCAGGACGCTGGCGCCCGCTGGGGACTTGCAGGAGACCTTCGGGGGGATGGACCAG GTGAGGCTCATGAAGAGCATCGCAGAGATGACGGACATCAAGCCCATCCTGAGGAAGCTCCCGCGCATCAAGAAGCATCTGTTGAACTGTGATAACTTCAG ATGTTCCGTGAATGCTACTCCCCAGCAGATGTCTCAGGTGGAGAATTCGGTGGACAGCTTCCTCAGGACCCTCAGCCGGAGTAAGAAGGAGCGGAAGCCTGCGCCCCCGCACGTGGTGGAG AAACCTGTACCTGAGGGACCTGGCAGGCACTCCCTGGTCACGAGGAAGCTGGTGACG GACCCCACCTTCAAGCCCTGCCCGATGAAGACGCACTTCCTGTTCCCGTTCCCGGTGAACTACGTAGCCGAGTGCATCAGGACTGCCCCGTACGCGGCCCCGGCCCACGCCAG tcTCAAGATCCTGGCACGCTTGATGACAGCTAAATTCTTGCACACGGAAATTCGAGAAAAAGGCGGTGCTTATGGTGGAGGCGCCAGACTCAGCTATGGCGGGATCTTCACGCTCTACTCGTACAG GGACCCGCATTCCACGGAGACGCTGCAGTCCTTCCTGAAGGCCATCGACTGGGCCAAGTCTGGGAGGTTCACGCAGCAGGACATCAACGAGGCAAAGCTCTCTGTCTTCGCCGCCGTGGACGCTCCGGTGGCTCCTTCAGACAAAG gcctggactGCTTCCTGTATGGCCTCTCGGATGAGGTGAAGCAGGCGCACCGCGAGCAGCTCTTCGCCGTCCGCCACGAAGATCTGGTCGATGTGAGCAACAG GTACCTGGGCGCCGGGAGGAGCACACACGGCGTGGCTCTGCTCGGACCAGACAATGCGAGCATCGCCAAGGACCCGTCGTGGGTGACTAGGTAG
- the PITRM1 gene encoding presequence protease, mitochondrial isoform X2: protein MWRSGWRTRGVLRRLSGRSASLGAWRWASTTACERALLRYRVGEKIHGFTVSQVTSVPELTLTAVKLSHDSTGAQHLHLAREDRNNLFSVQFRTAPADSSGAPHVLEHTVLCGSQRYPCRDPFFKMLNRSLSTFMNAFTASDYTLYPFSTQNPKDFQNLLSVYLDAAFFPCLRELDFCQEGWRLEHEDPSDPQTPLVFKGVVFNEMKGAFTDNERIFSQHVQSRLLPDHTYSVVSGGDPLCIPDLTWEQLRQFHATHYHPSNARFFTYGNFLLEQHLKQIHEEALSKFQRIKPRTAVPAQKPWDKPREFQVTCAPDSLAAGSSEQTTISVSFLLPDITDTFEAFMLNLLSSLLISGPNSPFYKALIESGLGTDFSPDVGYNGCTREAYFSVGLQGIAEKDIQTVRDLVDRTLDDIIEKGFEDDRIEALLHKIEIQMKHQSVSFGLALTSYIASCWNHDGDPVELLKLGSQVARFRKCLEENPKFLQEKVKQYFKNNQHKLTLSMKPDDKYSEKQMQLETEKLKQKVNSLSPEDKQQIYEKGLELQAQQSQPQDASCLPALKVSDIEPRIPFTEVEVALAAGDTPVQYCTQPTNGVIYFRAFSSLNTLPEELRPYVPLFCNVLTKLGCGGLDYRELAQQVDLKTGGLAAAPHVLPDDSHLDTYEQGVLFSSFCLDRNLPDMMHLWSEIFNNPCFEEEEHFRVLVKMTAQELSNGVPDAGHLYASIRAGRTLAPAGDLQETFGGMDQVRLMKSIAEMTDIKPILRKLPRIKKHLLNCDNFRCLRWRIRWTASSGPSAGVRRSGSLRPRTWWRNLYLRDLAGTPWSRGSW, encoded by the exons ATGTGGCGCAGCGGGTGGAGGACCAGGGGCGTGCTGCGGAGGCTGAGCGGCCG GAGCGCCAGCCTCGGAGCATGGAGGTGGGCGAGCACCACGGCCTGTGAGAGGGCGCTGCTGCGGTACCGGGTTGGAGAGAAGATCCACGGCTTCACAGTCAGCCAG GTAACGTCTGTTCCTGAGCTGACGCTGACCGCCGTGAAACTCAGCCATGACAGCACGGGGGCACAGCACTTGCACCTGGCCAGAGAGGACAGAAACAACCTGTTCAG TGTGCAGTTCCGCACCGCCCCCGCGGACAGCAGCGGCGCCCCGCACGTCCTGGAGCACACGGTCCTGTGCGGCTCTCAGAGGTACCCCTGCCGGGACCCCTTCTTCAAGATGCTGAACAGGTCGCTGTCTACGTTCATGAACGCCTTCACGG CTAGTGATTACACCCTGTACCCATTTTCCACACAAAACCCCAAGGACTTCCAGAACCTCCTATCCGTGTATTTGGACGCAGCCTTCTTTCCCTGCTTGCGGGAACTGGATTTCTG TCAGGAAGGATGGCGACTAGAACATGAGGATCCCAGTGACCCCCAGACTCCCTTGGTCTTTAAAGGAGTCGTCTTTAACGAAATGAAGGGAGCGTTT ACAGATAACGAGAGGATATTCTCGCAGCATGTTCAGAGCCGCCTGCTTCCCGACCACACGTACTCAGTGGTCTCCGGAGGGGACCCCTTGTGCATCCCAGACCTCACGTGGGAGCAGCTCAGACAGTTCCACGCCACACACTACCACCCCAGCAACGCCAG GTTCTTCACTTACGGTAATTTTCTGCTAGAACAGCATCTGAAACAAATTCATGAAGAAGCACTGAGTAAATTTCAGAGAATCAAGCCACGTACCGCAGTGCCAGCCCAGAAGCCTTGGGATAAGCCT AGGGAGTTCCAGGTCACGTGTGCCCCGGACTCGCTGGCCGCGGGCTCCTCAGAGCAGACGACCATCAGCGTCAGCTTCCTCCTGCCAGA CATCACTGACACATTTGAAGCCTTCATGCTGAACCTTCTGTCTTCACTCTTGATCAGTGGCCCCAACTCCCCCTTCTACAAAGCCCTCATTGAATCTGGACTCGGCACAGACTTTTCCCCTGACGTTGG GTACAATGGCTGCACGCGGGAGGCCTACTTCAGCGTGGGCCTGCAGGGTATCGCAGAGAAGGACATTCAGACAGTCCGGGACCTCGTGGATAGGACGCTGGATGACATCATCGA GAAAGGATTTGAAGATGATCGAATCGAAGCATTACTTCATAAAATTGAGATACAGATGAAGCACCAGTCTGTCAGCTTTGGACTCGCCCTGACGTCT TACATAGCTTCCTGCTGGAATCACGATGGGGACCCTGTGGAGCTCCTCAAGCTCGGGAGTCAGGTGGCTCGTTTCCGGAAGTGCCTGGAGGAAAATCCAAAGTTTTtgcaagaaaaagtaaaacagtaTTTTAAG AATAATCAGCATAAGTTGACTTTATCAATGAAACCAGACGACAAGTATTCCGAGAAACAAATGCAGCTGGAAACAGAAAAACTGAAGCAAAAGGTCAACTCTCTTTCCCCGGAAGACAAGCAGCAGATCTATGAAAAAG GTTTGGAATTACAGGCTCAGCAAAGTCAACCTCAGGACGCGTCGTGTCTGCCCGCGTTGAAGGTGTCGGACATCGAGCCCCGCATCCCGTTCACGGAGGTGGAGGTGGCTCTGGCAG CTGGGGACACGCCCGTCCAGTACTGCACGCAGCCCACCAATGGCGTGATCTACTTCAGAGCCTTCTCGAGTCTGAACACCCTGCCCGAGGAGCTCCGGCCCTATGTGCCCCTCTTCTGCAACGTCCTCACCAA GCTGGGCTGCGGCGGCCTCGACTACAGGGAGCTGGCCCAGCAGGTGGACCTGAAGACGGGGGGCCTGGCTGCTGCCCCCCACGTGCTCCCCGACGACTCGCACCTCGACACCTACGAGCAG GGTGTGCTCTTTTCATCTTTCTGCCTCGATAGAAACCTACCAGACATGATGCATCTGTGGAGTGAAATCTTTAACAA CCCCTGCTTTGAGGAGGAGGAGCACTTCCGAGTGCTGGTGAAGATGACAGCTCAGGAGCTGTCCAACGGGGTCCCCGACGCAGGCCACCTCTATGCGTCCATCAGGGCGGGCAGGACGCTGGCGCCCGCTGGGGACTTGCAGGAGACCTTCGGGGGGATGGACCAG GTGAGGCTCATGAAGAGCATCGCAGAGATGACGGACATCAAGCCCATCCTGAGGAAGCTCCCGCGCATCAAGAAGCATCTGTTGAACTGTGATAACTTCAG ATGTCTCAGGTGGAGAATTCGGTGGACAGCTTCCTCAGGACCCTCAGCCGGAGTAAGAAGGAGCGGAAGCCTGCGCCCCCGCACGTGGTGGAG AAACCTGTACCTGAGGGACCTGGCAGGCACTCCCTGGTCACGAGGAAGCTGGTGA